In a single window of the Aquicella siphonis genome:
- the fliF gene encoding flagellar basal-body MS-ring/collar protein FliF: MTTTKNNKYLGSLSAIFLAPAVRQLVFLLGIAGGVTLGIFIYMSIQEPTYQPLNYQISQQNIASITDTLDKAGIPYKINEQDGVLFVPVKDVQQARIKLSAAGIAKDDHFNFSYLNEQNTIGSSQFQENARYLRALESDLSKTISEIEGISAARVHIAIPQNNIFADENQRPTASIVVNMAPGLSSDKEKIRAIVQVVASSVPGLDPKNVAITDQYGHYLSGTLDQDSINNAEQLSYQNNIQNYYEKRIESMISPLLGDSRVNVRVYANIDFTQQEEAKEQYDPENRVVRSEQEMSEQVGSSGASGPPGSLSNTPPESSADKGVAQQSNSSEGKSQSIKNYEITKSVIYKKVTHPKINALSVAVVIDNEVSIDAATNKTVTKPLNQDKISKITDLVKATIGYDEKRGDRVTVVNSSFIPLPKDIPAPPLHFWDQVWFWDVLKKIIGSTLGFVLLFILYKKLASYMKSSPQVPQRLILKEEDDEDMSKLTKELHELKQTKMNKLKELASRDPNRVALIMKNWVGK; encoded by the coding sequence GCGCCCGCCGTGAGACAGCTGGTATTTCTACTGGGGATAGCCGGCGGCGTCACTTTGGGAATTTTTATTTATATGTCGATTCAGGAGCCGACGTATCAGCCGCTGAATTATCAGATTTCACAGCAGAATATCGCTTCTATTACAGATACACTGGACAAGGCTGGCATTCCCTACAAGATAAACGAACAAGACGGTGTATTATTCGTGCCAGTAAAGGATGTGCAACAGGCACGAATCAAATTGTCAGCGGCAGGAATCGCGAAGGACGACCATTTCAATTTTTCATATCTGAATGAGCAAAACACAATTGGCAGCAGTCAATTTCAAGAGAATGCCCGGTATTTACGCGCGCTTGAAAGCGATTTATCGAAAACGATCAGTGAAATCGAGGGGATATCTGCGGCGCGCGTACACATTGCCATTCCGCAGAATAATATTTTTGCGGATGAAAACCAGCGGCCTACGGCATCCATTGTGGTCAACATGGCGCCGGGTTTGTCATCAGACAAGGAAAAAATCCGGGCAATCGTTCAAGTCGTCGCCAGCAGTGTTCCAGGGCTGGATCCGAAAAACGTGGCGATCACGGACCAATATGGACATTATCTATCAGGCACATTGGATCAGGATTCCATTAATAATGCCGAACAGTTAAGTTATCAGAACAATATCCAGAATTATTATGAAAAACGCATTGAATCCATGATTTCACCTCTGCTTGGAGACAGCCGGGTCAATGTCAGGGTTTATGCCAATATCGATTTCACCCAGCAAGAAGAAGCGAAGGAACAATACGACCCGGAAAATAGAGTTGTTCGCAGTGAGCAGGAAATGTCCGAGCAGGTCGGCAGTTCTGGCGCTTCCGGACCGCCTGGCTCGCTTTCAAACACCCCGCCGGAATCCTCAGCTGACAAAGGAGTGGCGCAACAGTCGAACTCAAGTGAAGGGAAAAGTCAGTCCATCAAGAATTACGAAATCACCAAATCGGTAATTTATAAAAAAGTGACGCATCCCAAGATCAACGCATTATCAGTCGCTGTGGTGATAGACAATGAAGTATCAATCGATGCGGCGACCAATAAAACTGTCACCAAACCGCTCAACCAGGATAAAATCAGCAAAATAACGGATCTTGTCAAGGCAACCATCGGCTATGATGAAAAACGCGGTGACAGAGTAACCGTGGTAAACAGTTCGTTTATTCCACTTCCAAAGGATATTCCGGCGCCACCGCTGCATTTTTGGGATCAAGTGTGGTTTTGGGACGTCTTGAAAAAAATCATAGGCAGTACATTGGGGTTTGTTTTGCTGTTTATTCTTTATAAAAAACTGGCGAGCTATATGAAATCTTCTCCACAGGTTCCACAAAGGCTTATTTTAAAAGAAGAAGATGATGAAGACATGAGCAAGTTAACCAAGGAGTTACATGAGCTCAAACAGACAAAAATGAATAAGCTTAAGGAGCTGGCCAGCCGGGATCCAAATCGCGTGGCCTTAATCATGAAGAACTGGGTGGGAAAATGA
- a CDS encoding flagellar motor switch protein FliG, translating into MDKIRKAAIILLGLGEEYAEQILKNMTKAEVHKIMEVINTIDNVSEDDVIHAMDEFFNASDNTGIDIVSKENIKNTLVSALGIKGMEKVDIEKSKWIELLKYEPLSSVLELIEDEHPQVLTALVVILTQLGSERASEIIKGQKKEMQNEIIKRMSYIGPISTYALEALSIFFENELSRSDRYGVVTVDGVDAAANLISYLDSETEREIIADLSNTDKKLAEQIQDKLLPFEKLAYLDTRSLQILLKEITPDDLVLALKGSNEYVKSTFMKNMSTKAAEILKDDLESKGPVKLSNVIEAQKKIVLLAKKLSKEEKIILSTKSDPDVIF; encoded by the coding sequence ATGGATAAAATTCGTAAAGCTGCAATCATACTGCTGGGATTAGGTGAAGAATATGCCGAGCAGATATTGAAGAACATGACAAAAGCTGAAGTGCATAAGATTATGGAAGTAATTAACACCATTGATAATGTGTCTGAAGATGATGTCATACATGCCATGGACGAATTTTTTAACGCTTCTGATAACACTGGAATTGACATTGTCTCCAAAGAAAACATCAAAAATACCCTTGTTTCCGCCTTGGGCATCAAAGGAATGGAAAAAGTTGACATTGAAAAATCCAAGTGGATTGAATTATTGAAATACGAACCTCTAAGCAGCGTTCTTGAGCTGATTGAGGACGAGCATCCGCAGGTGCTCACGGCGCTTGTCGTCATTCTGACTCAGCTGGGGAGTGAGCGCGCCTCTGAAATTATCAAGGGGCAAAAAAAGGAGATGCAGAATGAAATCATTAAAAGAATGTCTTATATTGGTCCTATATCAACGTATGCGCTCGAAGCGCTTTCCATATTTTTTGAAAATGAACTCTCAAGATCAGACCGATATGGCGTTGTCACGGTGGATGGCGTGGATGCCGCGGCGAATCTAATTTCATATCTGGATAGTGAAACAGAGAGGGAAATCATCGCTGATTTGTCAAATACGGATAAAAAACTGGCTGAACAAATCCAGGACAAGCTGCTTCCGTTTGAAAAACTCGCCTATCTGGATACTCGCAGTCTGCAAATACTACTGAAAGAAATCACTCCTGATGATCTGGTTCTTGCCTTGAAAGGATCAAATGAATACGTGAAATCAACCTTTATGAAAAACATGTCAACCAAAGCAGCTGAAATTCTCAAAGATGATTTGGAATCTAAAGGCCCGGTGAAGCTGTCCAACGTCATAGAAGCGCAGAAAAAGATTGTCTTGCTGGCCAAAAAACTCAGCAAGGAAGAGAAAATTATACTATCTACAAAAAGCGATCCTGATGTTATCTTTTGA